The Ignavibacteriales bacterium genome includes a window with the following:
- the guaB gene encoding IMP dehydrogenase: MPNKKIIGEAITYDDVLLLPAKSSILPRETDLRTKLTRHIELNIPLVSAAMDTVTEAEMAIAIAREGGIGILHKNMTIERQAEEVDRVKRSESGMIQKPITLSPHQTVGEALDVMRKYSISGIPIVDHENLVGILTNRDLRFQPNLELIISKVMTKGNLITAPVGTTLEEAEVILQEHRIEKLPVVDKMGKLRGLITFKDIQKKKRYPNACKDKHGRLRVGAAAGITADTLERIAALVAAGVDVVVMDTAHGHSQGVIEMVKRVRGKFDIELIAGNVGTAEGTKDLIKAGVDAVKVGIGPGSICTTRVVAGVGVPQVTAIMECAKAAAKLKIPIIADGGIKQTGDIAKAIAAGADLVMIGGLFAGVEESPGEKVLYEGRSYKVYRGMGSLESMKKGSKDRYFQDAEDDIQKLVPEGIEGRVPFKGNLSDTVYQMMGGLRAAMGYCGCRTIAEMKKKAQFTRMTEAGLRESHPHSISITKEAPNYHL; the protein is encoded by the coding sequence ATGCCAAATAAAAAAATTATTGGTGAAGCAATTACTTACGACGACGTGTTGCTGCTGCCGGCAAAATCGTCGATTTTACCGCGCGAAACAGATCTCCGGACAAAACTCACACGGCATATTGAACTCAACATTCCATTAGTGAGTGCCGCAATGGATACGGTTACAGAAGCCGAGATGGCAATTGCAATTGCACGAGAGGGCGGCATTGGTATTCTTCACAAGAACATGACAATCGAACGGCAGGCAGAGGAAGTAGACCGCGTGAAACGTTCAGAAAGCGGTATGATTCAAAAACCTATAACGCTGTCGCCTCATCAAACCGTCGGCGAAGCATTAGATGTGATGCGCAAGTACAGCATCTCCGGTATCCCCATTGTTGATCATGAAAATCTTGTCGGTATTCTTACAAATCGCGATTTGCGTTTCCAGCCGAATCTCGAACTCATCATTTCCAAAGTGATGACCAAAGGAAATCTTATCACTGCTCCTGTTGGTACGACACTAGAAGAAGCCGAGGTGATTCTTCAAGAACATCGCATTGAAAAATTACCGGTCGTTGACAAAATGGGAAAATTGCGCGGGCTGATTACATTCAAAGACATTCAAAAAAAGAAACGATATCCAAATGCCTGCAAGGACAAACATGGACGCTTGCGTGTAGGTGCCGCAGCAGGTATTACGGCTGATACGCTTGAACGTATTGCTGCACTTGTTGCTGCCGGTGTCGATGTTGTCGTCATGGATACGGCGCACGGGCATTCTCAAGGTGTCATCGAGATGGTGAAGCGCGTCCGCGGTAAATTTGATATTGAGTTAATCGCCGGTAATGTTGGCACGGCAGAAGGAACGAAAGACCTCATCAAAGCGGGGGTCGATGCGGTGAAAGTCGGCATTGGACCGGGTTCGATCTGCACAACGCGCGTTGTGGCAGGTGTTGGTGTTCCCCAGGTTACTGCTATTATGGAATGCGCAAAAGCAGCTGCAAAGCTAAAAATTCCCATTATTGCCGATGGGGGAATAAAACAAACCGGCGACATTGCAAAAGCGATCGCAGCCGGTGCAGATTTGGTTATGATCGGCGGATTATTTGCCGGTGTGGAAGAAAGCCCGGGAGAAAAAGTTCTGTACGAAGGTCGCAGTTACAAAGTGTACCGCGGTATGGGATCACTCGAATCCATGAAAAAGGGAAGCAAAGATCGTTACTTCCAAGATGCAGAAGACGACATCCAAAAATTAGTACCGGAGGGAATTGAAGGACGCGTGCCGTTTAAAGGAAATCTTTCCGACACAGTGTATCAAATGATGGGCGGCTTGCGCGCCGCAATGGGATATTGCGGATGCCGCACTATTGCCGAGATGAAGAAGAAAGCGC